Proteins from one Clostridium cellulovorans 743B genomic window:
- a CDS encoding site-2 protease family protein: MRDQILQTILTIPGILIGFTVHEYAHAKVADKLGDPTPRAQGRLTLSPIPHIDPIGFLALLLFHFGWAKPVQVNPRNFKNYNKDDLKVNIAGVMANLFTAAVFGLLAGIFALVAFKGNFLIRSSNTLSLTWIIYRILGYTVQINCMLSLFNLLPLPGLDGFNILRNLAPAKFYKIEGAMYRYSFVIMIILVMPIYGGTSIIGLLLSGPVGAMTKLFLNII, translated from the coding sequence ATGCGAGACCAAATTTTACAAACTATATTAACAATTCCAGGAATACTAATAGGGTTTACTGTTCATGAATATGCCCACGCAAAGGTGGCAGATAAGCTTGGAGATCCAACTCCTAGAGCGCAAGGCAGATTAACCTTATCGCCAATTCCCCACATTGATCCTATTGGATTTTTAGCGCTTCTATTGTTTCACTTTGGATGGGCAAAGCCTGTACAAGTTAATCCTAGAAATTTTAAAAATTATAATAAGGATGATTTAAAAGTTAATATTGCGGGAGTAATGGCAAACCTTTTTACAGCTGCAGTATTTGGCTTATTAGCAGGTATCTTTGCATTAGTTGCCTTTAAAGGGAATTTTCTTATAAGATCAAGTAATACTCTTAGCTTAACTTGGATTATATATAGAATTCTAGGTTATACAGTGCAAATAAATTGTATGCTTTCATTGTTCAATTTATTGCCGTTACCAGGTCTTGATGGATTCAATATTCTTAGGAATTTAGCACCAGCAAAATTCTATAAGATAGAAGGTGCTATGTATAGATATTCCTTTGTTATTATGATAATTTTGGTTATGCCAATCTATGGGGGAACTTCTATAATCGGTCTTTTACTATCAGGGCCAGTTGGAGCAATGACTAAGTTATTCTTAAATATAATTTAA
- a CDS encoding C39 family peptidase — translation MLKRKFSTIFVAITLIMIMTAPVFGDNITSVKNEITTTESSAVNYVPQSGENVGNGKVILTQEDINGNEKKSREVGNYLEQKNKTSKNSTRLLKGYYSSTSLNYDHVLSPEAQSTDTWCGPAACLNAIDTRSYHSVGQNTNLTQFVINSFLNPGGGLQLNGTYLTSNWTTTLDKFAPGNNYEIKRRASSVNYTDWQLDVLNSIIYTIDKGYPVVVDTEQMPTIDFIDPVYRDRYNSNGNKPIYHYVTVIGYRYTGPDPLCKYGGYQLIYMDSAGYHNGVYETDYRRIGNTTIRMGIMW, via the coding sequence ATGTTGAAAAGAAAATTTAGTACTATTTTTGTTGCAATAACGTTAATAATGATAATGACGGCACCAGTTTTTGGGGATAATATTACGTCAGTTAAAAATGAAATAACTACTACAGAGTCAAGTGCTGTTAATTATGTACCTCAATCAGGTGAGAATGTAGGTAATGGTAAAGTCATATTGACACAAGAGGATATAAATGGTAATGAAAAGAAAAGCAGGGAAGTTGGAAATTACTTAGAACAAAAGAATAAAACATCAAAGAATTCAACTAGATTGTTAAAGGGTTATTATTCATCTACATCTCTTAATTATGATCATGTATTAAGCCCAGAAGCGCAATCAACAGATACATGGTGTGGTCCAGCTGCTTGCTTAAATGCCATTGATACTAGGTCATATCACTCAGTAGGTCAGAACACTAACTTGACACAATTTGTGATAAATTCTTTCTTAAATCCAGGAGGTGGACTTCAACTTAATGGAACGTATTTAACGTCTAATTGGACAACTACTTTAGATAAATTTGCACCTGGAAATAACTATGAGATAAAACGAAGAGCTTCGTCAGTGAATTATACTGATTGGCAATTAGATGTGTTGAATTCTATTATCTATACAATCGATAAGGGGTATCCGGTAGTTGTTGATACTGAACAAATGCCAACAATCGATTTTATAGATCCTGTATATAGAGATAGGTATAATTCAAATGGAAATAAGCCTATATACCACTACGTTACAGTTATTGGATACAGATATACTGGACCAGATCCTCTTTGTAAATATGGTGGATATCAGTTAATTTATATGGATTCAGCTGGATACCACAACGGAGTTTATGAAACTGATTATAGAAGAATTGGAAATACAACAATTAGAATGGGTATTATGTGGTAA
- a CDS encoding PhoH family protein — protein sequence MKKTYVLDTNVLLYAPYSLLTFGENDVVIPEVVLEELDSFKKDKTDLGANARQASRLIDQFRRGGKLSDGVPLPGGGMLRVEMNHYNVVIPLSWDRTKPDNRILQVCKGLKEDGEDVSLITKDIFERIKADIFNINAEDYYEKVVPTIEEQYTGRREVYTRQENLHKFYAEKFIDKSEILVYDQENDGYKEAELFINEFLIVHSIENHKQSALARFDGSVIVPLYNKDIVPFGIKQRNAGQRFMLEALATDASKAPLVIIKGPAGTAKTLFSLAVGLHEILEQEDKKYRKILVCRPNVTMDEELGFLPGTEQDKIAPYMRPVLDNLEILVDSDEKERYKNEKELSDKVSELFDRKIITTEAVAYLRGRSIVKNWVIIDEAQNLSPKQVKAIITRVGVGTKLILIGDPEQIDNPFLDSRSNGLCYASEKMKGSPLCYQVTLKYDECERSPLAFEGSKRL from the coding sequence TTGAAGAAAACATACGTACTAGACACAAATGTACTACTCTATGCTCCTTATTCGTTATTAACCTTTGGTGAAAATGATGTGGTAATTCCAGAGGTAGTTTTGGAAGAACTAGATTCATTTAAGAAGGATAAAACAGATTTAGGGGCAAATGCAAGACAAGCATCTAGGCTAATTGACCAGTTTAGAAGGGGTGGAAAACTCAGTGATGGTGTTCCACTTCCAGGAGGAGGAATGCTTCGAGTCGAAATGAACCACTATAATGTGGTAATACCACTATCTTGGGATAGAACAAAGCCTGATAATAGGATACTTCAGGTGTGCAAGGGTTTAAAGGAAGATGGTGAAGATGTATCCCTTATAACTAAGGATATTTTCGAGAGAATTAAGGCAGATATATTTAATATAAATGCTGAAGATTATTATGAGAAGGTAGTTCCAACTATTGAAGAGCAGTACACTGGTCGTAGGGAGGTATATACAAGGCAAGAAAATCTTCATAAATTTTATGCTGAAAAGTTCATAGATAAAAGTGAAATTTTAGTCTATGATCAAGAAAATGATGGCTACAAAGAAGCTGAACTCTTTATAAATGAATTTTTGATAGTTCATTCTATAGAAAATCATAAGCAAAGTGCGTTAGCTAGATTTGATGGGTCAGTAATAGTACCCCTTTATAATAAAGATATTGTTCCTTTTGGCATTAAGCAAAGAAATGCAGGTCAAAGATTTATGCTGGAGGCCTTAGCTACTGACGCTTCTAAGGCACCGCTAGTAATTATAAAAGGTCCTGCTGGAACAGCTAAGACTCTTTTTTCCTTAGCTGTAGGACTTCATGAAATCCTAGAACAAGAGGATAAAAAGTACAGAAAAATATTGGTGTGCAGACCTAATGTAACTATGGATGAAGAGTTAGGATTTTTACCTGGTACAGAACAGGATAAAATAGCACCATATATGAGGCCAGTTTTAGATAATCTAGAAATTCTTGTAGATTCTGATGAAAAAGAAAGATACAAAAATGAGAAGGAACTTAGTGATAAAGTAAGCGAGTTATTTGATAGAAAAATAATAACTACTGAAGCGGTTGCTTATTTAAGAGGTAGATCCATAGTAAAGAATTGGGTTATTATTGATGAAGCCCAAAATTTATCTCCAAAGCAAGTTAAGGCCATCATAACAAGAGTTGGAGTAGGAACTAAGTTAATTTTAATAGGGGATCCAGAACAAATAGACAACCCATTTTTAGATTCCAGGTCCAATGGTTTATGTTATGCCTCTGAGAAAATGAAAGGCAGCCCATTGTGTTATCAGGTTACACTAAAATATGACGAGTGTGAAAGGTCACCGTTAGCTTTCGAAGGCTCAAAGAGGTTGTAG